CCGGCACAGCCCGGCCCATTCGACCGGCCCCGGTTCCGCCGACGTGAGCCTGTGGGCCGCGATCCGCGGCGCGGACGGGGAGCTGGTGGCCTGCGGCGCCCTGAGCAGCCTGCGCGACAGTGGTGCCCCCCTGATGGCGTCCGTCGCCACCGACGCCCGCCGGCGCGGCCAGGGCCTCGGCGCGGGGCTCACCTCCTGGCTGACCCGCCACGCGGTACGCCGCCACGGCTTCTGCACCCTGTGGCAGCTCGCCGACAACGCCCCGGCCGAACGGCTCTACAGCCGCCTCGGCTACCGCAACGAGGACCCGTGCGTGTCCGCCCGGATCGGCTCGTCCTGACGGCCGGCGCGCCCCCGGAACAGCACGGTGCCCTCCGCTTCCGTGACCGGAAGGGGAGGGCACCGCGAGCCGCGTCGGTCAGCTGAGCTGCGGCAGCACGAGCACGCGCTCACGCCCCAGCGACGTCATCGTGCTGTCCCCGTTCAGGGCGACCTTGCCGGCGGGCCAGCGGGCGACCACGTCGTCCTGGCGGGTGCCGCCGCCGAACGCGCCGACGGCGACCAGGCCGCTGTTGCGCCAGGCGGACTCGGCGGGCCGCAGCCGGTGCTCGGCCTTGAGGCCCTTGGCGGCGAGGTTCTCGTACACGGTGACCTCCCCGTCCGACCACCGCACGAGCAGGTCCTGGTCGCCGGCCGCGGTCCCGAAGTTCCCGGCGGCGAGATCACGGGCGTGCGTCCAGGTGGTGTTCTTCGCGGCGAGCTGCTTCGCGGCGTGCAGGCCCTTGCCGTCGACGTTGGTGTAGAGGGTCATCCCGCCGTCGGCCCACCGCACCACCAGGTCGTCGCGCCGCGTGTTGCCGCCGCCGAACCGTCCGGCGGCGAGGCCGGCTGCCTGCGTCCAGGTCCCGTTGGGCCCCTTGAGCTGCACCTCGTTGCTGAGCTTGGTGGTCTCGTTGACGTCCTTGAAGAGACTCAGCCGGCCGTTGGCCCACCGCACGAGGAGGTCGTCGCTGCCGTTGCCGGTGAAGTCGCCGGCGGTGACCGCCTTCGCCTGCTTCCACGCCTCGTTCTTCTTGATCAGCTGGATGTCCTTGCGGAAGCCGTACGCGCCGTTGCCGGGGTAGAGCGAGACCTCGCCGTCGGACCAGCGCACGACCAGGTCACCGGTGTTGTTCCGCACCGAGTCCGAGTGGAACCGGCCGGCGGTCACGCCCATGGCGTGCAGCCAGGTGGAGGCGTCGCCGAGCGGGCTGACGGTGTCCGGCGGTGCGTCGCCGACCGCCTGGTCGTAGAGCCGCCGGACATCGCCGTCGAACTGCGAGGAGTAGGAGACGTCGTCGCGCGTCCCGCCGGTCTTGTAGCCGCCGATGGCGCCGACCAGGTCCCCGCGGCTGCCGTCGAAGTTCTCCAGGAACGGGCCGCCACTGACGCCCGAGCGGAAGCCGGCACAGGTGATCTCCATGAACCGGTTCTGGAAGGCGACGGTGTCGTTCCGGCACTGCACCGCGGTCTTCTGGCCGCCGGGGTATCCGGTCAGCGTCACCTCGCGGCGCGCCAGCTTGGCGGCCGGCACGGACGTCAGGCTGTTGCCCCGTCCGACGGCGTCCTCCAGCAGCTGCCCCTGGGAGTTGGGACCGACCCGCAGGAAGGCGAAGTCCACGTCGTCACTGGGCGACGGGCCGAGGTACCGTCCGTCGATCCAGACCTTCCCCGCCTGCAGCGGGAAGATCCCGTACGGCGTCTCCCCCGCCTGCCCGTCCTGCGAGGCGCCGGTGCGGTAGCCCGGCACGAACGCGACGTTGCGGTAGGGCTTGTCGCCCTTCAGGCAGTGCGCCGCGGTCAGGATCAGGCTCTTGGTCGGCGAGGTCACCGCACTGGCACTGCAGAACTGGTTCGGCGTCGGCGAGCCGTCGTCGCTGCGGATCAGGAACACCCCGACCGTGGCGACCCCCGAGTCGGCCGGGTGGCTCGGCACCGCCGCCGACCTGCGGCCGGTGACACCGGACCGCTGCGGCGCGCCCTGGCCCTTCGCCTCCTGCACCACGTCCAACGGGACGGCACTGCGGATGCGCTCGGGAGTCCAGTAGCGCTCCGTCTCCTCGGCCTTGGTGATCTCTTCCCGGGTCACGCCCTTGGAGGGATCCACCGGGCCGGCCGAGGGGCCGGCGAGTGCGTCCGGGGAGCCGGCCGGCTCCCCGTCGCGAGCGGCGAGAGCCGGAACGGCGAGCACGATCGAGGCGCATGCGCCGAGGGCGGCGGCGCGCGCCCAGGGTATTCGTTTCATGGACCTGTCCGTCGGAGGGATGAAACCTGTCGGGGCTCCCGCGTCGTACCCCCGGCGCTGCGTCCTCCGGGCCGGAGCGCCCCCGTGATCTTACGACCGCCAGGCGCCCCCATTCGCACGCCCTTTCGGCCAAAATGCGGGCAAATACCGCTAAAAACAAAGCCCTACATCCCGCCCGAGAGCCTGCCGGGCCCCTCAATCGACACCGTTTGAACGATCAAAACGGGAGGGGGTTAGCATATGAGCGCCGCCTAGCTCGAAAGATAAACCTGTGACTGTCAAAGACGACTCGTTCACCAACTGGAAGAACCGCGAGGAGATCGCGGAGTCGATGATCCCGATCATCGGGAAGATGCACAGGGAGCGGGACGTCACCGTCCTGCTCCACAGCCGCTCCTTGGTGAACAAGTCGGTGGTGAGCATCCTCAAGACCCACCGGTTCGCCCGCCAGATCGCCGGCGAGGAACTGTCGGTCACCGAGACCATGCCGTTCCTGCAGGCGCTGGCCGCGCTCGACCTCGGCCCGTCGCAGATCGACATCGGCCTGCTCGCCGAGGCGCACCGGGCCGACGACCGGGGTCTCTCGGTCGAGGAGTTCACCGCCGAGGCCGTCTCCGGCGCCACGGGTGAGAACAAGATCGAGCGCCGCCAGGCGCGTGACGTCGTCCTCTACGGCTTCGGCCGCATCGGCCGCCTCGTCGCCCGCCTGCTCATCGAGAAGGCCGGCTCCGGTAACGGACTGCGGCTGCGCGCCATCGTCGTCCGCGGCGGTGGGGACCAGGACCTCGTGAAGCGTGCCTCGCTGCTGCGCCGCGACTCCATCCACGGTCAGTTCAACGGCACGATCACGGTCGACGAGGCGAACAGCACGATCGTCGCCAACGGCAACGAGATCAAGGTCATCTACGCCAACGACCCGTCCGAGGTCGACTACACGGCGTACGGCATCAACGACGCCATCCTGATCGACAACACCGGCAAGTGGCGCGACCGCGAGGGGCTGTCGAAGCACCTCCGTCCCGGCATCGAGAAGGTCGTCCTGACCGCGCCGGGCAAGGGCGATGTCCCGAACATCGTGCACGGCGTCAACCACCACACCATCAAGCCGGACGAGCAGATCCTGTCCTGCGCGTCCTGCACCACCAACGCGATCGTCCCGCCGCTGAAGGCGATGGACGACGAGTACGGTGTGCTGCGCGGCCATGTGGAGACCGTCCACTCGTTCACCAACGACCAGAACCTGCTGGACAACTACCACAAGGCCGACCGCCGCGGCCGCTCCGCGCCGCTCAACATGGTCATCACCGAGACCGGCGCCGCCTCGGCCGTCGCCAAGGCGCTGCCCGACCTCAAGGCACCGATCACCGGCAGCTCGATCCGCGTGCCCGTGCCGGACGTCTCGATCGCGATCCTCAGCCTGCGCCTCGGCCGCGAGACCACCCGCGAGGAGGTCCTCGACCACCTCCGCGACATCTCGCTGAACTCGCCGCTCAAGCGCCAGATCGACTTCACCACCGCCCCCGACGCCGTCTCCATGGACTTTGTCGGCTCGCGCCACGCCTCCATCGTGGACGCCGGCGCCACCAAGGTCGACGGCGACAACGCGATCCTCTACCTCTGGTACGACAACGAGTTCGGCTACTCCTGCCAGGTCATCCGCGTCGTCCAGCACGTCTCCGGCGTCGAGTACCCGACGTACCCGGCACCGGCGGTCTGATCGCGCCTGATCCCCGCGTCGGCCCGGCCCCGCACCGCTCCCGCCTCAGGCGGGGGAACGCGGGTCCGGGCCGAAGTGCGTCCCGCGGCCTCATCCCCGGTCCTCCCGCCGCAGCCGCGCCGACAGGTGGTGCTGGAGCGGCCGGCCGACCGCCGCGAGGTCGTGGACGTAGGTGAGGGTGCCCTCGTCGGTCAGCGTGTAGCGGCGGTGGGTGGCGCTGACCTCCTTGGCGGTCGGTGCGGACGCCACCTGATGGGTGGTGAGGTCGACCACGCCGTCGGCCGCGTGGCCGACCAGGATCTCCGCGATGCCGGTGGGCTGGGTGATCAGTGCCTCCACCCGCCCCTCCGGCTGCACCCGCCACCAGCCGCTCTCCCTGGCCGACGGCCGCAGCGGAACGTCGTCCGCGTCGAGCAGCCAGGCGCGCGCCTCGTAGTGGAGGAAGGGTCGCCCGTCGTGCCGGAAGGTGACCTCCTGGGCATACGAGAAGTCCTCGTCGAGCGTCGGGTACCCGCCCCGGCCCCGCCCGGCCCAGGTGCCCAGGAAGCCGATCAGCGGCCCGAGCAGTGCGTGCGGCGCGGGCGCCGCGTCCGCGCGAAGCGCATCGGGAAACGGGGGCTTGCGTACGGGCTCGGACATGCTGCGCGCTCCTGGGGTGTGCGGTGGGTGACGGGTGACGGGTGACGGGTGACGGGTGACGGGTGACGGGTGACGGGTGACGGGTGACGGGTGACGGGTGACGGGTGCAGCCTAGGGCTGCGCGCTTGCTTCAAGTGCACTTGAGGGTCCTAACGTTGCCGGCATGACGGTGATCGACAGCACGCCCGTGACGTCTCCCCCCGTGGACGCCTGCGTGGCCGCGGGGACGGAGCACCCGCGACCCGACGGCCAGGACCACTACACGATCAGCGAGGTCGCGGCGTACACCGGGCTCAGCGCGCCCACCCTGCGCTGGTACGAGGAGATCGGCCTGCTGCCGGAGGTGGCGCGGACGCACTCCGGCCAGCGAGTCTTCGACAACCGGGACCTGGACTGGCTCGCCTTCGTGCGCAGGCTGCGGATGACGGGCATGCCGGTCGCCGACATGGTGCACTTCGCCGGGCTGATCGGCCGGGGCGAGGACACCTTCGACGAACGCCGGGAAATCCTGGAGCAGACCCGGCGCGAGGTCGTCGCGCGGATGGCGGAGCTGCGGGACACCCTCGTCGTACTCGACGCCAAGATCGACTTCTATGCGGGCGTCCGCCGGGCGCCGGAAGGACCTGAATCCTCATGAGCAACGCCACCGAAACGATCCGCAAGGTCGAGCTGGGCACCGGCGGCCCCCTCGTCGGCGTCCAGGGCTTCGGCGCCATGGGCATCAGCGCCGCCTACGGGCAGACGGACACCGCGGCCGCCCGCGACACCCTGGAGGCCACCGTCGAGGCGGGCGTCACGCTCATCGACACCGCCGACATGTACGGCGTCGGCGCCAACGAGGAGTTCCTCGCCCCGTTCGTCGCCGCGCACCGCGACCGGATCACCCTGGCCACCAAGTTCGGCATCGAGTACCGCGCCGACGACCCCGCCTACCGGGCCATCCGCAACGATCCCGGCTACGTGAAGAAGGCCGCGGAGGCGAGCCTGCGCCGCCTGGACGTCGAGGTCATCGACCTCTACTACATGCACCGGCGCGACCCCGCCGTCCCGCTCGCCGAGTCTGTCGGCGCCATGGCCGAGCTGGTGCGCGAAGGCAAGGTCAAGCACCTCGGGCTGAGCGAGGTCACCGGCGCCGAGCTGCGCGAGGCACACGCGGTGCACCCGATCACCGCCGTGCAGTCGGAGTGGTCGGTCTTCAGCCGGGACGTCGAGCGCAGCGCGGTGGGCGCGGCCGCCGAGCTCGGCGTCGCCTTCGTGCCGTACTCGCCGCTCGGCAGGGGCTTTCTGACCGGCGCCTTCACCGACGCGGACAAGGACCTCTCCGGCGACGACTTCCGGCAGTTGCTGCCGCGCTACACCGGCGACAACGCCAGGGCGAACGCCGCTCTCCTGGCGCCCCTGCACAGGATCGCGGCCGAGCACGGCGCCACCACCGCGCAGATCGCCCTGGCCTGGGTGCAGCAGCGGGCTCAGGTGCACGGCCTGACCGTGGTGCCGATCCCGGGAACCCGCAAGCGCAGCCGCCTCGTCGAGAACGCCGCGGCCACCCGGATCACGCTGACGGCCGGTGAACTGGCGCTCCTCGAAACGCTCGCCGGCCGGGTGGCGGGCGACCGCTACGCGGACATGTCCCTCACCTCCGCGGCCCGGGAGACCGGCCAACTGCCCGCGGCGTGACCCGGGTCCGGCGCCACGGAGCGGATGACCGACCCGCGTCGCGCCCGGCCGGCCCGTGTCCCACCTCACGGCCCGGAATGTGCACACCCGGCCCGCTCCGCCGGCCGGCGCCCTAGGCTGGCGGGTGCAGCTGGTTCGCCCCGTCCGCCAGGCGGGAGGCGTCGTAAGAGGGAACCCGGTGGGAATCCGGGACTGCCCCGCAGCGGTGAGCGGGAACGACCGCCGTCATACGCACTGGGCCCGGCCGGGCCTGGGAAGCAACGGCCAGTAGGTGTCCTCCCCGGAGGACGTGTCCGCGAGTCCGAAGACCTGCCCGTTGCCCGCGCGCGACCACTCGTGCGCGGAGTATCCCGGTGACCTCGTGGGCGGGTTGGGAGCGCCTCCGGACGACGTCCGGAGGAGTACACCTCGGGCGGACGGCCGCGCTGCGACGCGCAGGCCCGCTCCGTTCCCCCTTCGCGCATGCGTCCCGTCGCCGGGATCTCAGGGAGACATCTCGCGAAGGAGATTTCCGTGACGACGAAGCCCGCATCCGCGGCGGCACGGGCCACCGTGTACGGCTACCCCCGCCAAGGGCGGAACAGGGAACTCAAGAAGGCGATCGAGGGCTACTGGAAGGGCCGGGTCACCGCCGACGCCCTCCGGGCCACCGCGGCCGGCCTGCGCCGGGCGAACTGGCGCGACCTGGCCGAGGCCGGCCTGCACGAGGTGCCGGTCGGCGACTTCTCGTACTACGACCACGTGCTGGACACCACCGTCATGGTCGGCGCGATCCCCGAGCGCCACCGCGCCGCCGTCGAGGCCGACGCCCTGGACGGATACTTCGCCATGGCGCGCGGCACCCAGGACGTGGCGCCGCTGGAAATGACCAAGTGGTTCGACACCAACTACCACTATCTCGTACCGGAGTTGGGCCCGGACACCCGGTTCACCGCCGACCCGGGCAAGCAGGTGGCGGAACTGCGGGAGGCCCTGGCCCTCGGCCTGACGCCCCGGCCCGTCCTCGTCGGCCCCGTCACCTACCTCCTGCTCGCCAAGCCCGCGCCCGGCGTGGCCGCGGACTTCGACCCGCTGACGCTGCTCGACCGGCTGCTGCCCGTGTACGCCGAGGTCCTCGCCGATCTGCGGGCGGCGGGCGCGCCGTGGGTGCAGCTCGACGAGCCGGCCCTCGTCCAGGACCGCACACCCGCCGAACTCGGCGCCGCCGAGCGGGCCTACCGCCACCTCGGTACCCTCACCGACCGGCCCAAGCTGCTGGTCGCCTCCTACTTCGACCGCCTCGGCGACGCCCTCCCCCTGCTGGCCAAGGCCCCGGTCGACGGGCTCGCGCTGGACTTCACCGGGGCGGCCGCCGC
The sequence above is a segment of the Streptomyces lydicus genome. Coding sequences within it:
- a CDS encoding FABP family protein, translated to MSEPVRKPPFPDALRADAAPAPHALLGPLIGFLGTWAGRGRGGYPTLDEDFSYAQEVTFRHDGRPFLHYEARAWLLDADDVPLRPSARESGWWRVQPEGRVEALITQPTGIAEILVGHAADGVVDLTTHQVASAPTAKEVSATHRRYTLTDEGTLTYVHDLAAVGRPLQHHLSARLRREDRG
- a CDS encoding aldo/keto reductase, coding for MSNATETIRKVELGTGGPLVGVQGFGAMGISAAYGQTDTAAARDTLEATVEAGVTLIDTADMYGVGANEEFLAPFVAAHRDRITLATKFGIEYRADDPAYRAIRNDPGYVKKAAEASLRRLDVEVIDLYYMHRRDPAVPLAESVGAMAELVREGKVKHLGLSEVTGAELREAHAVHPITAVQSEWSVFSRDVERSAVGAAAELGVAFVPYSPLGRGFLTGAFTDADKDLSGDDFRQLLPRYTGDNARANAALLAPLHRIAAEHGATTAQIALAWVQQRAQVHGLTVVPIPGTRKRSRLVENAAATRITLTAGELALLETLAGRVAGDRYADMSLTSAARETGQLPAA
- a CDS encoding glyceraldehyde-3-phosphate dehydrogenase; the encoded protein is MTVKDDSFTNWKNREEIAESMIPIIGKMHRERDVTVLLHSRSLVNKSVVSILKTHRFARQIAGEELSVTETMPFLQALAALDLGPSQIDIGLLAEAHRADDRGLSVEEFTAEAVSGATGENKIERRQARDVVLYGFGRIGRLVARLLIEKAGSGNGLRLRAIVVRGGGDQDLVKRASLLRRDSIHGQFNGTITVDEANSTIVANGNEIKVIYANDPSEVDYTAYGINDAILIDNTGKWRDREGLSKHLRPGIEKVVLTAPGKGDVPNIVHGVNHHTIKPDEQILSCASCTTNAIVPPLKAMDDEYGVLRGHVETVHSFTNDQNLLDNYHKADRRGRSAPLNMVITETGAASAVAKALPDLKAPITGSSIRVPVPDVSIAILSLRLGRETTREEVLDHLRDISLNSPLKRQIDFTTAPDAVSMDFVGSRHASIVDAGATKVDGDNAILYLWYDNEFGYSCQVIRVVQHVSGVEYPTYPAPAV
- a CDS encoding trypsin-like serine peptidase, with product MKRIPWARAAALGACASIVLAVPALAARDGEPAGSPDALAGPSAGPVDPSKGVTREEITKAEETERYWTPERIRSAVPLDVVQEAKGQGAPQRSGVTGRRSAAVPSHPADSGVATVGVFLIRSDDGSPTPNQFCSASAVTSPTKSLILTAAHCLKGDKPYRNVAFVPGYRTGASQDGQAGETPYGIFPLQAGKVWIDGRYLGPSPSDDVDFAFLRVGPNSQGQLLEDAVGRGNSLTSVPAAKLARREVTLTGYPGGQKTAVQCRNDTVAFQNRFMEITCAGFRSGVSGGPFLENFDGSRGDLVGAIGGYKTGGTRDDVSYSSQFDGDVRRLYDQAVGDAPPDTVSPLGDASTWLHAMGVTAGRFHSDSVRNNTGDLVVRWSDGEVSLYPGNGAYGFRKDIQLIKKNEAWKQAKAVTAGDFTGNGSDDLLVRWANGRLSLFKDVNETTKLSNEVQLKGPNGTWTQAAGLAAGRFGGGNTRRDDLVVRWADGGMTLYTNVDGKGLHAAKQLAAKNTTWTHARDLAAGNFGTAAGDQDLLVRWSDGEVTVYENLAAKGLKAEHRLRPAESAWRNSGLVAVGAFGGGTRQDDVVARWPAGKVALNGDSTMTSLGRERVLVLPQLS
- a CDS encoding MerR family transcriptional regulator; translated protein: MTVIDSTPVTSPPVDACVAAGTEHPRPDGQDHYTISEVAAYTGLSAPTLRWYEEIGLLPEVARTHSGQRVFDNRDLDWLAFVRRLRMTGMPVADMVHFAGLIGRGEDTFDERREILEQTRREVVARMAELRDTLVVLDAKIDFYAGVRRAPEGPESS